A window of the Corallococcus exiguus genome harbors these coding sequences:
- a CDS encoding ClpX C4-type zinc finger protein has protein sequence MADNPRELIRAAQTAELQGDRARAAQCLEQAAALYQKSGHTSRASQLLRQARQMKARAPDVSPAFTAAMTGNKDAVAFRAVSWGDAVSDAFNDKADAVAHTLDDSTGSELPTEPGLPRLAGRIAAIGAPSPAEALTPHQGTAAASPAAVPEGTAGSDAGGPRASFEDAEATASGGGPRSAANRDASPPSAEGAASAESRPLSGRTQAVSPSGQRNAPDDDVVVPGGMLLPPEEDELDPATGLLRASGAEDPVVPGGLLRPPDEDTSPVHAEPTRSRRREKRIIERGPTRADPALDAWCSFCCRPRGEVGDLVAGPAGAFICKGCLGESQGLLGDVVAPSPVRKPVVEEPRAGAVEMVGHDEVKTLLERTVQAGARCLLLVGPEGCGKSLFFQTLQRRGQGVLASVDALESTPGTEPLLVEDVDRLEPRAQAALTAFLANRPARAVVMSARGAVSSLGLWVRGEGGSLPVPTTAGMIEAVQGTVPVSLLERVQVLLPVRRPTVPELVEVARRTLALRQPAVTLTDEVLGAFAAEAVRSPRAGHELQALLSRVYAGSWSLEAAQTPAAPSHNPRGGRKGSP, from the coding sequence ATGGCCGACAATCCCCGTGAGTTGATCCGCGCCGCGCAGACCGCCGAGCTCCAGGGGGACCGCGCGCGAGCGGCGCAGTGTCTGGAGCAGGCCGCCGCGCTGTACCAGAAGTCCGGGCACACCTCGCGCGCCTCGCAGTTGTTGCGGCAGGCGCGCCAGATGAAGGCCCGCGCCCCGGACGTCAGCCCGGCCTTCACCGCGGCGATGACGGGCAACAAGGACGCGGTGGCCTTCCGCGCGGTGAGCTGGGGCGACGCCGTCTCCGACGCGTTCAACGACAAGGCGGACGCCGTGGCGCACACGCTGGACGACTCCACCGGCTCGGAGCTGCCCACCGAACCCGGCCTGCCCCGGCTCGCTGGAAGGATCGCCGCCATCGGTGCGCCGTCCCCGGCCGAGGCCCTCACTCCGCATCAGGGGACCGCCGCTGCGAGCCCAGCCGCCGTTCCCGAGGGAACCGCTGGTAGCGATGCCGGTGGCCCGCGAGCTTCGTTCGAAGACGCGGAGGCCACCGCTTCTGGCGGGGGGCCGCGTTCGGCTGCGAATCGCGATGCTTCGCCGCCGTCAGCGGAGGGAGCCGCCTCGGCTGAGTCGCGGCCCCTGTCCGGTCGGACGCAGGCCGTCAGTCCGAGCGGCCAGCGCAATGCCCCTGACGACGACGTCGTCGTCCCGGGCGGAATGCTCCTGCCTCCGGAAGAGGACGAGCTCGATCCCGCGACCGGCCTGCTGCGCGCCTCGGGCGCCGAGGACCCCGTCGTTCCCGGAGGCCTCCTGCGGCCGCCGGACGAGGACACCTCGCCCGTGCACGCCGAGCCTACGCGGAGCCGTCGGCGCGAGAAGCGCATCATCGAGCGGGGCCCGACCCGCGCGGACCCGGCCCTGGACGCATGGTGCTCGTTCTGCTGCCGGCCCCGAGGCGAGGTCGGCGACCTGGTGGCGGGCCCGGCGGGCGCGTTCATCTGCAAGGGCTGCCTGGGCGAATCCCAGGGCCTGCTGGGCGACGTCGTCGCTCCGTCTCCCGTGCGCAAGCCGGTGGTGGAGGAGCCGCGCGCGGGGGCCGTGGAGATGGTGGGCCACGACGAGGTGAAGACCCTGCTGGAGCGCACGGTCCAGGCGGGCGCGCGCTGCCTGCTGCTCGTGGGCCCGGAGGGCTGCGGCAAGAGCCTCTTCTTCCAGACGCTCCAGCGGCGCGGCCAGGGCGTGCTCGCGTCCGTGGACGCACTGGAGTCCACCCCGGGCACGGAGCCGCTCCTCGTGGAGGACGTGGACCGCCTGGAGCCCCGGGCCCAGGCCGCGTTGACGGCGTTCCTCGCGAACCGCCCGGCGCGCGCGGTGGTGATGAGTGCTCGTGGCGCCGTGTCATCGCTGGGCCTGTGGGTGCGAGGGGAGGGCGGCAGCCTGCCCGTCCCCACCACCGCGGGCATGATTGAAGCCGTGCAGGGCACCGTGCCGGTGTCCCTCCTGGAGCGCGTGCAGGTGCTGCTCCCGGTGCGCCGCCCGACAGTGCCGGAGCTGGTCGAAGTGGCCCGCCGCACCCTGGCCCTGCGCCAGCCGGCGGTCACCCTGACGGACGAAGTCCTGGGGGCGTTCGCCGCCGAAGCGGTCCGCTCTCCACGCGCGGGGCATGAGCTCCAGGCGCTCCTGTCGCGCGTCTACGCGGGCAGCTGGAGCCTGGAAGCGGCCCAGACGCCCGCCGCGCCATCCCACAACCCACGAGGGGGGCGAAAGGGATCACCATGA
- the lipB gene encoding lipoyl(octanoyl) transferase LipB yields the protein MNTLTVFRLGRVEYEDGLKLMHLFGEARLQERIGDSLLLLEHPPVLTLGRAAKRENITATDARLAEEGVEVFDTNRGGDVTYHGPGQVVGYPILLLPPERRDVRRYVRDVERGLIQTLATFGLTAGAIPKWPGVWLGQEGSQDARKIGAIGVHLSRWLTTHGFALNVNTNLEHFQHIVPCGIREAGVTSMQRELGHPVSVPDVEEVLAREFTQVFDAQRVDGTVDLRTVSVAVMHGRGPEARVLLLRRTPERGGFWQTVTGRLEPGESPVEAARREVTEETGLRLPVVDLAYRHAFALGEVLPPKLVEEHGFAVHAAPDTQVRLGPEHDAFEWVDVPTALARLPFRGLRETVTRALKTPGP from the coding sequence ATGAACACGCTCACCGTCTTCCGCCTGGGCCGGGTGGAGTACGAGGACGGACTGAAGCTGATGCACCTGTTCGGCGAGGCCCGTCTTCAGGAGCGCATCGGGGACTCGCTGCTGCTGCTGGAGCACCCGCCCGTCCTCACGCTGGGCCGCGCCGCGAAGCGCGAGAACATCACCGCCACGGACGCGCGCCTCGCGGAAGAGGGCGTGGAGGTGTTCGACACCAACCGCGGCGGCGACGTCACCTACCACGGCCCCGGACAGGTGGTGGGCTACCCCATCCTCCTGTTGCCACCGGAGCGCCGCGACGTGCGCCGCTATGTGCGCGACGTGGAGCGCGGCCTCATCCAGACGCTCGCGACCTTCGGTCTCACCGCCGGCGCCATCCCCAAGTGGCCGGGCGTGTGGCTGGGCCAGGAGGGCTCGCAGGACGCGCGGAAGATTGGCGCCATTGGCGTGCACCTGTCGCGCTGGCTCACCACGCACGGCTTCGCGCTCAACGTGAACACGAACCTGGAGCACTTCCAGCACATCGTCCCGTGCGGCATCCGCGAAGCGGGCGTCACGTCCATGCAGCGCGAGCTGGGCCACCCCGTGTCCGTCCCGGACGTGGAGGAGGTACTCGCGCGCGAGTTCACCCAGGTCTTCGATGCCCAACGCGTGGACGGCACGGTGGACCTGCGCACGGTGAGCGTCGCCGTGATGCACGGCCGGGGGCCCGAGGCTCGCGTGCTGCTCCTGCGCCGGACGCCGGAGCGCGGTGGCTTCTGGCAGACGGTGACGGGGCGCCTGGAGCCGGGCGAGTCCCCCGTGGAGGCCGCCCGCCGCGAGGTGACGGAGGAGACGGGCCTCCGGCTCCCCGTGGTGGACCTGGCCTACCGCCACGCGTTCGCGCTGGGGGAAGTGCTGCCGCCGAAGCTGGTGGAGGAGCACGGCTTCGCGGTGCACGCCGCGCCGGACACCCAGGTGCGCCTGGGCCCGGAGCACGACGCCTTCGAGTGGGTGGACGTGCCCACGGCGCTCGCGCGGCTGCCCTTCCGGGGCCTGCGCGAGACGGTGACCCGGGCGCTCAAGACGCCCGGGCCGTGA
- a CDS encoding MBL fold metallo-hydrolase — protein MRFWGVRGSIPAPGPATKRYGGNTPCVEVRCGDELLIFDLGSGARGLGDALVATRKPVKASIFISHYHYDHLQGLPFFSPMFSPANDVTLYGSPRDGKSLKQILAGQMVHPYFPVTAEEVFRTRLAYRDVVVGEDIPVGKATVRTLELNHPGGNVGYRVDFGGRSLVYATDVEHGTALDAKLFDFARGADALIYDSMYTEDEYRVRTGWGHSTWEAAVRAADASGVKQLVLFHHDPGRDDASMDKLLREVRKHRKDAIAAKEAMVIKL, from the coding sequence GTGCGCTTCTGGGGGGTGCGCGGTTCCATCCCCGCGCCAGGTCCGGCGACGAAGCGCTACGGCGGCAACACGCCGTGCGTGGAGGTCCGCTGTGGAGATGAGCTGCTCATCTTCGACCTGGGCTCTGGAGCGCGCGGGCTGGGAGATGCGCTGGTGGCGACGCGAAAGCCCGTCAAGGCGTCCATCTTCATCTCGCACTACCACTACGACCACCTGCAGGGCCTGCCGTTCTTCTCGCCGATGTTCTCTCCGGCGAACGACGTGACGCTGTACGGGTCACCTCGGGACGGCAAGTCGCTCAAGCAGATCCTGGCCGGGCAGATGGTGCACCCCTACTTCCCGGTGACGGCGGAGGAGGTGTTCCGCACGCGCCTGGCGTACCGGGACGTGGTGGTGGGCGAGGACATCCCGGTGGGCAAGGCCACGGTGCGCACGCTGGAGCTGAACCATCCCGGCGGCAACGTGGGCTACCGGGTGGACTTCGGCGGGCGCTCGCTGGTGTACGCGACGGACGTGGAGCACGGCACGGCGCTGGACGCGAAGCTCTTCGACTTCGCGCGGGGCGCGGACGCGCTGATCTACGACTCCATGTACACGGAGGACGAGTACCGGGTCCGCACGGGCTGGGGCCACTCCACCTGGGAAGCGGCGGTGCGCGCGGCGGACGCCAGTGGGGTGAAGCAGCTGGTGCTCTTCCACCACGACCCGGGCCGCGACGACGCGAGCATGGACAAGCTGCTGCGCGAGGTGCGCAAGCACCGCAAGGACGCCATCGCCGCGAAAGAGGCGATGGTCATCAAGCTGTAG
- the ribA gene encoding GTP cyclohydrolase II has product MSDTRSPQVLPTRKPTQHLERYSEADVPTARGVLKTIVFRDKRNGREHVALVVGEPKGLEGVPVRIHSECLTSEVFGSLKCDCREQLDRALDFVTQNGLGVVLYLRQEGRGIGLGNKIKAYALQSKGLDTYEANRQLGFADDLRSYDIAAEMLRSLDVRSVDLITNNPLKIAGLVEEGVAVRRRIPSRTEHNPHNVDYLKTKRERTGHLIELFAEDDDTEAKAG; this is encoded by the coding sequence ATGTCCGACACGCGCTCACCCCAGGTCCTGCCGACCCGAAAGCCGACCCAGCACCTGGAGCGGTACTCGGAGGCGGACGTGCCCACGGCCCGCGGGGTGCTGAAGACCATCGTCTTCCGCGACAAGCGGAACGGCCGCGAGCACGTGGCGCTGGTGGTGGGCGAGCCCAAGGGGCTGGAGGGGGTGCCGGTGCGCATCCACTCCGAGTGCCTCACGAGCGAAGTCTTCGGCAGCCTCAAGTGCGACTGCCGCGAGCAGCTGGACCGGGCGCTGGACTTCGTGACCCAGAACGGACTGGGCGTGGTGCTCTACCTGCGCCAGGAGGGCCGGGGTATCGGCCTGGGCAACAAGATCAAGGCCTACGCCCTGCAGTCCAAGGGCCTGGACACCTACGAGGCCAATCGCCAGCTGGGCTTCGCGGATGACTTGCGCTCGTACGACATCGCTGCGGAAATGCTGCGGTCGTTGGATGTGCGGTCGGTGGACCTGATCACCAACAATCCGCTGAAGATCGCCGGGCTGGTGGAGGAAGGCGTTGCGGTTCGGCGCCGAATCCCTTCCCGGACCGAGCACAATCCGCATAACGTCGACTATTTGAAGACGAAGCGCGAGCGTACGGGGCACCTGATTGAGCTCTTCGCGGAGGACGACGACACGGAAGCCAAGGCCGGCTGA
- a CDS encoding molybdopterin molybdotransferase MoeA, which produces MSDTPELLPVEEARARILGLCTPLATEWVPGDDALGRALAEDVPARRTLPPWDNSAMDGFAVQARDLAGPLPVRLTVGETVFAGRRPTREVVPGTCARIMTGAPLPPGADAVVMRERTRPVPGEPDAVELLEAVGPGNFVRPRGEDAKEGDVLLRRGTPLGIPELGLLWAQGQGTVPVPRRPRVAVLSTGDELCRVDEPPGDGIVDINAPALALAVRRAGGVPTLLGIARDTRQAVQEALARAEGFDVVLTSAGVSVGDHDFVKDALGALGVEQRFWRVAIKPGKPLVVGQRGSTLFMGLPGNPTSSLVTFELFVRPALRRLLGHSDVEPPRVAGRLEGRLSKAPGLAHFVRVTATWRAGELWAKPLGTQTSGALRSAAAATHLLHFPRETNSLADGSHVELLPLSWVA; this is translated from the coding sequence ATGAGTGACACCCCCGAATTGCTGCCGGTGGAGGAGGCCCGAGCGCGGATCCTCGGGCTGTGCACGCCGCTGGCCACCGAGTGGGTGCCCGGGGATGACGCCCTGGGCCGCGCGCTGGCCGAGGACGTCCCCGCCCGCCGCACCCTGCCCCCCTGGGACAACTCCGCCATGGACGGCTTCGCGGTCCAGGCCCGGGACCTGGCGGGCCCCCTGCCCGTGCGGCTGACGGTGGGCGAGACGGTGTTCGCCGGCAGGCGCCCCACCCGGGAGGTCGTCCCCGGCACGTGCGCTCGAATCATGACCGGGGCCCCCCTGCCCCCCGGCGCGGACGCGGTGGTGATGCGCGAGCGCACCCGCCCCGTTCCGGGCGAACCGGACGCCGTGGAGCTCCTGGAGGCCGTGGGGCCGGGGAACTTCGTTCGCCCCCGGGGCGAGGACGCGAAGGAAGGCGACGTCTTGCTGCGGCGCGGCACGCCCCTGGGCATCCCGGAGCTGGGGCTCCTGTGGGCGCAGGGCCAGGGCACGGTGCCGGTGCCCCGCCGGCCGCGCGTGGCGGTGCTGTCCACCGGCGACGAGCTGTGCCGCGTGGACGAGCCCCCCGGCGACGGCATCGTGGACATCAACGCCCCCGCCCTGGCCCTGGCGGTGCGGCGCGCGGGCGGCGTGCCCACGCTCCTGGGCATCGCCCGGGACACGCGCCAGGCCGTCCAGGAGGCCCTGGCGCGCGCCGAGGGCTTCGACGTGGTGCTCACCAGCGCCGGCGTCTCCGTGGGCGACCACGACTTCGTGAAGGACGCCCTGGGGGCCCTGGGCGTGGAGCAGCGCTTCTGGCGCGTGGCCATCAAGCCCGGCAAGCCGCTGGTGGTGGGCCAGCGCGGCTCCACCCTGTTCATGGGCCTGCCCGGCAACCCCACGTCCTCCCTGGTGACCTTCGAGCTCTTCGTGCGCCCCGCCCTGCGCCGGCTCCTGGGGCACTCGGACGTGGAGCCACCCCGCGTCGCCGGCCGCCTGGAGGGACGGCTCTCCAAGGCCCCGGGGCTTGCTCACTTTGTGCGCGTCACGGCCACCTGGCGGGCGGGCGAGCTGTGGGCAAAACCCCTGGGGACTCAGACGTCGGGTGCCCTGCGTTCAGCTGCGGCAGCCACACATTTGCTTCACTTCCCCCGAGAAACCAACAGCCTGGCTGATGGCTCCCATGTGGAGCTGCTCCCCCTCTCGTGGGTCGCTTGA
- a CDS encoding protease inhibitor I42 family protein has product MAKPKSGAKKPTPAAKAGAKPAAKKDNAARLDLIRNASKKVATAATKVVKAVAEGAKGKVAAAKKAVAEKVEKAPAAAKKAAAKAAPPAPTTPPAKAGKTAPAAKTAPAAPPGKKGAGKAGGKAPSVVPAGPPVEKPRPRATKLPPVGEPLTKREMEQLLTAGEGRGVTGEGSLKGRLVLSGEMPHLVVVGRDKRELTFLLQGPDQEVLPAYVDHKVSVSGLIKKTTNHSGVVEVRKYSAKKPEVEEVAPAPSDSEPKLRYLSPGEVSMAVAAGMGAGIKGFASIRGNLEMMGEDFVLVVSNGGTRQQVSFAIEGKAAVKSLRKHVGQTLQVTGVVDKTSGWGGRITAETVEPRPSEARSVSRDEMELVHIEGEVPTSVDVKLNHGLTVRLQEQPGATWAIEPTLAKRVGLREANFEQGAAGGPATREFFFTPRNPGNFEVEFFLAKAFTPGVVERSFKISVTVKP; this is encoded by the coding sequence ATGGCCAAGCCCAAGTCCGGGGCGAAGAAGCCGACTCCCGCTGCAAAAGCCGGTGCGAAGCCTGCCGCGAAGAAGGACAACGCGGCCCGCCTGGATCTGATCAGGAACGCCTCGAAGAAGGTGGCGACGGCCGCGACGAAGGTCGTCAAGGCGGTGGCTGAAGGGGCGAAGGGAAAGGTCGCGGCGGCGAAGAAGGCGGTGGCGGAGAAGGTGGAGAAGGCCCCCGCGGCCGCCAAGAAGGCGGCGGCCAAGGCCGCTCCCCCTGCTCCCACGACGCCTCCCGCGAAGGCCGGCAAAACCGCGCCCGCCGCGAAGACCGCGCCCGCCGCCCCTCCCGGGAAGAAGGGTGCCGGGAAGGCGGGAGGCAAGGCCCCGTCGGTCGTCCCCGCCGGTCCTCCCGTGGAGAAGCCGCGTCCGCGCGCGACGAAGCTTCCGCCCGTGGGCGAGCCGCTCACGAAGCGTGAGATGGAGCAGCTGCTCACCGCCGGCGAGGGCCGCGGCGTGACGGGCGAGGGCAGCCTCAAGGGCCGGCTCGTCCTCAGCGGCGAGATGCCCCACCTGGTCGTCGTGGGCCGCGACAAGCGCGAGCTGACGTTCCTGTTGCAGGGACCGGATCAGGAAGTGCTGCCGGCCTACGTGGACCACAAGGTCTCCGTGAGCGGCCTCATCAAGAAGACGACCAACCACAGCGGCGTGGTGGAGGTACGCAAGTACTCCGCCAAGAAGCCCGAGGTGGAAGAGGTCGCGCCGGCTCCGTCGGATTCAGAGCCGAAGCTGCGCTACCTGTCGCCCGGCGAGGTCTCCATGGCCGTCGCCGCGGGCATGGGCGCCGGCATCAAGGGCTTCGCCAGCATCCGGGGCAACCTGGAGATGATGGGCGAGGACTTCGTGCTCGTCGTGTCCAACGGCGGCACGCGCCAGCAGGTGTCCTTCGCCATCGAGGGCAAGGCCGCGGTGAAGAGCCTGCGCAAGCACGTGGGGCAGACGCTCCAGGTGACGGGCGTGGTGGACAAGACGTCCGGCTGGGGTGGCCGCATCACCGCGGAGACGGTGGAGCCGCGTCCGTCCGAGGCGCGCTCGGTGTCTCGCGACGAGATGGAGCTGGTGCACATCGAGGGCGAGGTGCCCACGTCCGTGGACGTGAAGCTCAACCACGGCCTCACGGTGCGCCTGCAGGAGCAGCCCGGCGCCACCTGGGCCATCGAGCCGACGCTGGCCAAGCGCGTGGGTCTGCGCGAGGCCAACTTCGAGCAGGGCGCCGCCGGCGGCCCCGCCACCCGCGAGTTCTTCTTCACGCCGCGCAACCCCGGCAACTTCGAAGTGGAGTTCTTCCTCGCCAAGGCGTTCACGCCGGGTGTGGTGGAGCGCTCCTTCAAGATCAGCGTCACCGTCAAGCCCTGA